CGCATCTCGCGCCTGCTCGGCCACGACCTGGATGCGCGCAGCGCGGTCGGCCACGGCAGCATGTTCTCGATCACCCTGCCGCGGGTGGCGCCGGTGCCGCAGAAGCAGCAACGCCAGCAGCGCGCCGCCGCCGCGGCCGATTCGCTGGCCGGGCTGCGCGTGCTGTGCGTGGACAACGACCAGGAGATCCTCGACGGCATGCGCGCGCTGCTCGGGCGCTGGCAGGTGGAGGTGATCTGCGCCAGCACCGTGGACGAAGCGCTGGCGCTGGCGCCGCGCGCGCCCAACGTGATGCTGGTCGACTACCACCTGCACGACCGCCTGGACGGGCTGGACACGCTGGACGCGCTGCGCGAGGCGATGGTCGGCCCGGTCGCCGGCGCCCTGCTCACCGCCGACGGCCGCGACGAACTGAAGCTGCAGGCGCGCGAGCGCGGCTACCGGGTGCTGACCAAGCCGGTCAAGCCGGCCTCGCTGCGCGCCTTCCTGACCGCGTACCACGATCCGATCAAGAGCGACTAGGCCGGCGCCGCGCGATTGCCGCGTGCAGCGCCAGCCGTACGCGGCTGGACCAATCGTCCCTGCCGCGGCGGCGCTGCGCGGCATTGCGTCCGTGCAATCGCGTCCGGCTTTGGCCTGCCGATCGCGTTGGCAGGCGGTGCAGCGGCGCTGCGTAGCCGCACTGTGTGCGCGGTGTGTCGCCGCTCGGCACGACACGCGTTGCGACGCGATCCTGCACGGCTATCGTGGCAGGCCCGTTCCGCCTGCTGCCGTCGCCCCCGCATGACTTCACCGCAAGACGCCGCGATCCCGTCGGTTCCCGCATTGCTGGCGGCACTGGAGGCCGGGCAGCCGCTGCAATTAGAGCAAGGCGCGCGCCGCTACCTGCAACATGCGCCCGACGACGCCCTGGCCAGCAGCCTGCTGGCGATGAGCTTGCAGATGCAGGGCCAGCCGGCGCAGGCGGCCGCGCTGTATCGCGCGCTGGCCGAGCGCCAGCCGCAGGACGTGGCGCACTGGAACAACCTGGGCACGGCCTTGCGCGAGGCGCGGCGTTTCGCCGAGGCACGGCAGGCGTATGCGCAGGCGCGCGCGCTGGCGCCGGAGGATCCGATGCTGCACCACAACCTCGGCCTGCTGGCGATGGACCAGGGCGACTACGGCGCGGCGCGCGGGCATCTGCTGGATGCGCACGCGCTGGCGCCGCAGTCGCCGCCCTTGCGCGTGCACGCCGCGATGGCCTGCCACGAATGCGGCGACGTCCAACGCGTGGCGGCGCTGATCGCGGACTGGCGGCAATGGCCCGCGCAGGACGCGCAGATCATGCTGGAGCTGGCGTGGCTGCTGTCGCAGGCCGGCGATACCGACAGCGCATGCCAGATGCTGCGCACGTGCGCGGCCGGCGCGATGCCGCAGCCCGAGCGCGCCTGGTCGCGCCTGGTGCTGGTGCTGGAACGCGCCAACCGCCTCGATGAAGCGCGCCAGGCGGCGGCGCAACTGCCGGCGCCGGAACGGATCGAGGACATGGACGCGCGCCACGATGCGCTCAATGCGCTGGCGGTACTGGCGATGCGCGACGGACGCTGGGACGCCGCGTACCGACTGCTGACCGGCTTGCTCGGCGCGGCCACCGACACGCGCAAGCAGAGCAACCTGTTCTTCGCGATGGCCCGCGTCTGCGACCGCCTGGGGCGCCACGACGAGGCGCTGGCGGCATGCGCGCAGGGCCATGCCGGGCAGGTCGACGGCATCGCCTCGCTGGTGCCCGAGCTGCTCGCGGCGGACGCGCCGCCGCTGCCCGCCGCGCGGCGCCGCTGGGATCCGGCGCGCTACGCCGCGGCGCGACCGGTGGCCGGCCCGGTGCGCGAGGCGTCGCCGATCTTCGTGGTCGGTTTCCCGCGTTCCGGCACCACCCTGCTGGAACAGATGCTCGATGCGCATCCGCAGTTGTGCGCGATGGACGAGCGGCCGTTCCTGCAAGCGCTGGCCGAGCGCGGCGAACGCCGCGGCCTGGCCTGGCCCGGCGGCCTGGGCGAACTGGACGACACCGACTGCGCCGCGTTGCGCGCCGACTACTGGCAAGCGGTGCGCGGCGTGGTGGACCTGCGGCCCGGGCAACGCCTGGTCGACAAGAATCCGCTGAACCTGCTGCGCCTGCCGCTGATCCGGCGGCTGTTTCCCGAGGCGCAGGTGATCCTGGCGCTGCGCCACCCCTGCGACGTGCTGTTGAGCTGCTACATGCAGGCGTTCCGGTCGCCGGCCTTCGCCGTGCTGTGTTCCAGCGCGCAGCGCCTGGCGCAGGGTTATGCCGATGCGATGGCGTGCTGGCTCTACCACGCCGAGCTGCTGCAGCCGCACGCGCTGGAAATCCGCTACGAAGACCTGGTCGCCGATCCGCAGGCGCAGGTCGCGCGGCTGGGCGGCTTTCTGCACCTCGACCAGCCGGCGCGGCTGCTGGATTTCCAGCGCCACGCACGCGCCAAGGGCTTCATCAGCACGCCCAGCTATGCGCAGGTGGTCGAGGGCATCAACCGCAAGGGCCTGGACCGCTGGCGTCCGTATCGCGGTTTCTTCGAACCGGTGCTGCCGCTGCTGCAGCCCTATCTGCAGCGCTGGGACTATCGCGTCGACTGATGGGCGTACATGCGTTGCCTGCGGCGGCTGCCGTGGTCCGTCGCCGGTGCGCGTGCGCATGTCTTCGGACGATGTAGCGATTGTGCCAAGCGCTGGCGCAATCCGGCACAGCGAAACAACACTTTTCTTATAAAAAACTAACAAGTGCTTGACGGTCCCGACGACGTCTGCCCGAGGTATCCAACAAAAAGACATCGCGCCCTGCGCGATCGGAAATCGGTTCGCGTCCGCGTGCACCGCTGGCGTGCTGTTGCCCATCACATGAGGTTTTCCCCAATGTCCGTACCGAAGAACAGACTCGCCCAGGCCATCTGCCTGGGAATGGCCACGCTTCCCGCCACGCTCTACGCGCAAGGCGCCGATACCGCTGCGCCGGCAGCGGCCGATGGCGCGGTGGACCTGGACCGGGTCACCGTGACCGGCTCGCTGGTGCGCCGCGTGGACGTGGAGACCGCCAGCCCGGTCACCGTGGTCGATCGCCAGCAGATCCAGCAGAGCGGCAAGCAGACCCTCGGCGACCTGATGCAGTCGCTGCCCGGCATCGCCGGCGACGCGACCAATCCGCAGGTCAACAACGGCGGCGGCGACGGCGCCTCGACGGTGTCGCTGCGCGGCCTCGGCGACCAGCGCACGCTGATCCTGATCGACGGCCACCGCATCCTCAACAACGACATCAATTCGATCCCGACCAGCATGATCGATCATGTCGAAGTGCTGAAGGTCGGTGCGTCGGCGCTATACGGCTCCGACGCCATCGGCGGCGTGGTCAACTTCATCCTGCGCAAGAATTTCGAAGGCGGCGAATTCGTCGCCAACTACGGCCAGGCCAGCCGCGGCGACGGCGCCCGCCAGGGCGGCGCCTTCACCTTCGGCAAGACCTGGGACCGCGGCAACCTCGTGGTCGGCATCGACTACAACAAGCAAAAAGCGATTTCCTCGGCCGATCGCGCGTTCTCCAAGGACGCG
This sequence is a window from Xanthomonas sp. CFBP 8443. Protein-coding genes within it:
- a CDS encoding tetratricopeptide repeat-containing sulfotransferase family protein, producing MTSPQDAAIPSVPALLAALEAGQPLQLEQGARRYLQHAPDDALASSLLAMSLQMQGQPAQAAALYRALAERQPQDVAHWNNLGTALREARRFAEARQAYAQARALAPEDPMLHHNLGLLAMDQGDYGAARGHLLDAHALAPQSPPLRVHAAMACHECGDVQRVAALIADWRQWPAQDAQIMLELAWLLSQAGDTDSACQMLRTCAAGAMPQPERAWSRLVLVLERANRLDEARQAAAQLPAPERIEDMDARHDALNALAVLAMRDGRWDAAYRLLTGLLGAATDTRKQSNLFFAMARVCDRLGRHDEALAACAQGHAGQVDGIASLVPELLAADAPPLPAARRRWDPARYAAARPVAGPVREASPIFVVGFPRSGTTLLEQMLDAHPQLCAMDERPFLQALAERGERRGLAWPGGLGELDDTDCAALRADYWQAVRGVVDLRPGQRLVDKNPLNLLRLPLIRRLFPEAQVILALRHPCDVLLSCYMQAFRSPAFAVLCSSAQRLAQGYADAMACWLYHAELLQPHALEIRYEDLVADPQAQVARLGGFLHLDQPARLLDFQRHARAKGFISTPSYAQVVEGINRKGLDRWRPYRGFFEPVLPLLQPYLQRWDYRVD